A single genomic interval of Bacillota bacterium harbors:
- a CDS encoding restriction endonuclease — translation MSQELVPSDREMWRFIQKYFDGDTSIAPYVQEIFLMDSHIAGTSHLSLEEIEPDLEPGDPLLFRREPDNEYDSLAIVIFDRKERKLGYLPREKNEVLARMMDAGKMLFGKLESKEWKGKWLKIKIRIFLRDL, via the coding sequence ATGAGCCAGGAACTGGTCCCTTCCGACCGGGAAATGTGGCGTTTCATACAAAAATATTTTGACGGCGACACATCAATTGCTCCTTATGTACAGGAGATCTTTTTGATGGATTCCCATATTGCCGGAACCAGTCATCTGAGCCTTGAGGAAATCGAACCGGATCTTGAACCGGGCGACCCCCTGTTATTTCGCCGGGAACCGGATAATGAATATGACAGTCTGGCCATTGTTATCTTCGACAGGAAGGAAAGAAAATTGGGTTACCTCCCCCGGGAGAAGAATGAGGTGCTGGCGCGCATGATGGATGCCGGGAAAATGCTTTTTGGCAAACTTGAATCCAAGGAATGGAAAGGCAAGTGGCTGAAGATCAAGATCAGGATATTTTTGAGGGATCTCTGA